Genomic segment of Malus domestica chromosome 15, GDT2T_hap1:
tgtttcattAGAACGAGACGACACATGGTAATGTACTCGTACCGCGTAACTACTCTCCATATAATGATATAAAATCAACAATAGAGAAACTTTTCTCCTACAAAATATTGAGAGTATCTCACAGTGTAGTTGGGGAGGCCTTGCATAAAGTGCTTAAAAGAACTTGTGTCACTCCACTTAGTGCCAATTAGTATCGAGTCTGTTGCTCATATTCTAAAATGATATCAAAACATGCTACTTAACGGTCAGACTTGCCACGTGACGATCAAACATGCTACTACGTCACCTTACAAAACTGGAACAAGTTAAGGTCAAATACGTTTTGATTGGATGCTCGCATTCTCATACAAATGAAGCTCAATTAATGGTTTGTTTCATTGGCTTGTCAGTAGAAACTGATCCAAATCCAATATCATATTTTAATGAAAGAAAATGGAACGCGACTTTTCTTTGCAAGTGGGCAATTTCTGACCGTTGATGCATGTAAGTTCTGCATTTCGTCGATGCATGTAAGTTCTGCATTTTGTCAACGGTCTTGTGTGTGCAACCGGCCTTGGCAAAATGAACATTGTATTCTGATGCATCTATCAGCAACTTTTAGCAAGCTAGTTTGAAACTTCAGAGCTACGGACCAGCAACATGTGTCAAGAAGTTTGAGGAATAAACTCGGTCTTAAAAACTATTCGACACTACAAGATGAGTTAATAAAATCATTGAGCAAAATTACTAGTTCAAATACAATCTACAGTATGTCAATAATATACAATTCATTTATTATTTGACGATTCGTCAAGGAGTTGCTTAACAAATTCCGCTTTCTCGTCATCATCTAAGGTGAGGAAAATATCAGCATTGGATGAATTAGTCACAAGTAGTCTTAATGCTTTAACTCGACCGGGAACAGAAAGCCCTAGTCTTTTAATCTCACAATGTAGCTCATCTATTTTGTTGCCTTTGGATTCAACTGAGACTCGCATCGGCTCATTTGAAGTTTTTATTGTTTCCACGACTGATGCTGGAACTTTTTCCAATGCAACAGCCACACCATTGTGTTCGCATCTATTTCTTTGCAGCAAGGAATCAGATTGATCTGTCTGTCTGTTTGTTGAGATTTGGTCAACCGACCTTGAAAGAGTGTCTTCCTCACTTCCAGAGTCGGTTGATTCCTCTTCACAGTTAATCTCCTCATCGCGATTCATACCTCCAACACAGTTAATCTCCTCAACTCTTTCAACTAAGGCTTGGGATGGTTTTACATTTGCACGGCCTTCTCCAAATATATTAACAAGTCTATCATAAAGTGGAAAATATTTGCCCCTCCACCCATCAGCCTCCCTGTGATGCTGCAAGTTCAGTAAACAATTAATATAACTATATTACAAATGTGAGATTACAAGTAAAGTGCATAGGCAGGCTTATTAGCTTATGATGGAATAAAATCATACCTGAACATAGGCTTTCCATGTTTCTTCACTGTCAACCTCCACACATTTCTTCAAATCATTCCACCCAAACCCATTTTGGTTGAGCATGTCATCTATTATACagtgttgcttcttcaatattttcatttttgactCAACGTGTGGGCTAGCTTTAAGTCCCGATGCCGGACATAAACTGCACAAACCCTTTTCTATCAGAGTCAATGTACCAGCTTTGAAAGTACGATTTTCTCGATGACCTTTTGCAACTAGATCCTCTAGAATGCTTAAAagtgcctcctcctcctctttggTCCATACACGTCGGctgccttttttctttttttcaactATTTGACTACTATCTGCAGTATCATCTTGCCTTCTCCTCTTTCCTTTGGACGAATGAGATTGATCCGTTTGCTTTGTAGTTGAGATTTGGTCAGGTGACCTTGGACGAGTGTCTTCTTCCATCCCAAGGGAATTGTCCTCACCACAGTTCACCTCTTCAATTATTTCAGCAGGAGTTTGGGATGTTTTCTCATTTACGTAGTCCACTATAAATATTTTAACAAGCCTATCATAAATAGGAAAATGTTTGCCCTTCCACCCATATGCCTCCTTGTGATGCTACAAGATCAATCAATAAGCGTTGGTAAGTATAGTTCAGTTGTAAGATCACAGGCAAACCATATGTTATGAGTTGACACTTCATTTAGCAACAATAAATCGTACTAGCCTACAATAGAGTTGTTCATATTATAATACCTGAAGATATGCTTTCCATGTCTCTTCACTGTCTACCCTCACACATTTCTTCACCTTATTCCAGCCAAACCCGGTGTTGTTGACCATGTCATATACTAAACGGAATTGCTTCttcaactttttaatttttgactcAATGTGTGGGTTAGCTTTCAATGCCGATCCTGGACACAAATTGCGCAATGCATTTTCTATTATAGTCATTGTACCAGGTATGAAAGCACGGTT
This window contains:
- the LOC103425109 gene encoding uncharacterized protein isoform X1, with the protein product MGNSSTDDYATTGDGSCGDTPPLNSSIYSEGEKVLAYHGKRIYDAKVQKLELRNNKWIYFVHYLVSRLIWDEWVGVDRLLKQNEENIIRQQTLAKQPCVDDNTKSGQLTQMNPKSSAVGKERKRKNDSGTEDTVSLETIVKNQVPSIVRRQVIDNPDFVSQQGKGLLGMDAGSSSQINEKSKRASRRVWTNEEEDALLGILEDLVANGHRVNRAFIPGTMTIIENALRNLCPGSALKANPHIESKIKKLKKQFRLVYDMVNNTGFGWNKVKKCVRVDSEETWKAYLQHHKEAYGWKGKHFPIYDRLVKIFIVDYVNEKTSQTPAEIIEEVNCGEDNSLGMEEDTRPRSPDQISTTKQTDQSHSSKGKRRRQDDTADSSQIVEKKKKGSRRVWTKEEEEALLSILEDLVAKGHRENRTFKAGTLTLIEKGLCSLCPASGLKASPHVESKMKILKKQHCIIDDMLNQNGFGWNDLKKCVEVDSEETWKAYVQHHREADGWRGKYFPLYDRLVNIFGEGRANVKPSQALVERVEEINCVGGMNRDEEINCEEESTDSGSEEDTLSRSVDQISTNRQTDQSDSLLQRNRCEHNGVAVALEKVPASVVETIKTSNEPMRVSVESKGNKIDELHCEIKRLGLSVPGRVKALRLLVTNSSNADIFLTLDDDEKAEFVKQLLDESSNNK
- the LOC103425109 gene encoding uncharacterized protein isoform X3, with protein sequence MGNSSTDDYATTGDGSCGDTPPLNSSIYSEGEKVLAYHGKRIYDAKVQKLELRNNKWIYFVHYLGWNKVWDEWVGVDRLLKQNEENIIRQQTLAKQPCVDDNTKSGQLTQMNPKSSAVGKERKRKNDSGTEGLLGMDAGSSSQINEKSKRASRRVWTNEEEDALLGILEDLVANGHRVNRAFIPGTMTIIENALRNLCPGSALKANPHIESKIKKLKKQFRLVYDMVNNTGFGWNKVKKCVRVDSEETWKAYLQHHKEAYGWKGKHFPIYDRLVKIFIVDYVNEKTSQTPAEIIEEVNCGEDNSLGMEEDTRPRSPDQISTTKQTDQSHSSKGKRRRQDDTADSSQIVEKKKKGSRRVWTKEEEEALLSILEDLVAKGHRENRTFKAGTLTLIEKGLCSLCPASGLKASPHVESKMKILKKQHCIIDDMLNQNGFGWNDLKKCVEVDSEETWKAYVQHHREADGWRGKYFPLYDRLVNIFGEGRANVKPSQALVERVEEINCVGGMNRDEEINCEEESTDSGSEEDTLSRSVDQISTNRQTDQSDSLLQRNRCEHNGVAVALEKVPASVVETIKTSNEPMRVSVESKGNKIDELHCEIKRLGLSVPGRVKALRLLVTNSSNADIFLTLDDDEKAEFVKQLLDESSNNK
- the LOC103425109 gene encoding uncharacterized protein isoform X4; amino-acid sequence: MNPKSSAVGKERKRKNDSGTEDTVSLETIVKNQVPSIVRRQVIDNPDFVSQQGKGLLGMDAGSSSQINEKSKRASRRVWTNEEEDALLGILEDLVANGHRVNRAFIPGTMTIIENALRNLCPGSALKANPHIESKIKKLKKQFRLVYDMVNNTGFGWNKVKKCVRVDSEETWKAYLQHHKEAYGWKGKHFPIYDRLVKIFIVDYVNEKTSQTPAEIIEEVNCGEDNSLGMEEDTRPRSPDQISTTKQTDQSHSSKGKRRRQDDTADSSQIVEKKKKGSRRVWTKEEEEALLSILEDLVAKGHRENRTFKAGTLTLIEKGLCSLCPASGLKASPHVESKMKILKKQHCIIDDMLNQNGFGWNDLKKCVEVDSEETWKAYVQHHREADGWRGKYFPLYDRLVNIFGEGRANVKPSQALVERVEEINCVGGMNRDEEINCEEESTDSGSEEDTLSRSVDQISTNRQTDQSDSLLQRNRCEHNGVAVALEKVPASVVETIKTSNEPMRVSVESKGNKIDELHCEIKRLGLSVPGRVKALRLLVTNSSNADIFLTLDDDEKAEFVKQLLDESSNNK
- the LOC103425109 gene encoding uncharacterized protein isoform X2, whose product is MGNSSTDDYATTGDGSCGDTPPLNSSIYSEGEKVLAYHGKRIYDAKVQKLELRNNKWIYFVHYLGWNKVWDEWVGVDRLLKQNEENIIRQQTLAKQPCVDDNTKSGQLTQMNPKSSAVGKERKRKNDSGTEDTVSLETIVKNQVPSIVRRQVIDNPDFVSQQGKGLLGMDAGSSSQINEKSKRASRRVWTNEEEDALLGILEDLVANGHRVNRAFIPGTMTIIENALRNLCPGSALKANPHIESKIKKLKKQFRLVYDMVNNTGFGWNKVKKCVRVDSEETWKAYLQHHKEAYGWKGKHFPIYDRLVKIFIVDYVNEKTSQTPAEIIEEVNCGEDNSLGMEEDTRPRSPDQISTTKQTDQSHSSKGKRRRQDDTADSSQIVEKKKKGSRRVWTKEEEEALLSILEDLVAKGHRENRTFKAGTLTLIEKGLCSLCPASGLKASPHVESKMKILKKQHCIIDDMLNQNGFGWNDLKKCVEVDSEETWKAYVQHHREADGWRGKYFPLYDRLVNIFGEGRANVKPSQALVERVEEINCVGGMNRDEEINCEEESTDSGSEEDTLSRSVDQISTNRQTDQSDSLLQRNRCEHNGVAVALEKVPASVVETIKTSNEPMRVSVESKGNKIDELHCEIKRLGLSVPGRVKALRLLVTNSSNADIFLTLDDDEKAEFVKQLLDESSNNK